Part of the Chelmon rostratus isolate fCheRos1 chromosome 10, fCheRos1.pri, whole genome shotgun sequence genome is shown below.
GACATAgatacagctgctgtctgcaggcaCTGGAACCTGCACAGACAGGATATCACTCCCCTGACTGCTTATGCCATTACTGGCCAGACAGTAGTAATTGCTGTCCTTATCCACTCGGCCACAGTGTAGGTATAAGTCTGATGAGTGGTGCAGCAGGACGTCCTTCTGGTGAGTGTTTTGATACCAGGAGTAACGGACGGCAGTGCCCTTTGTACAACCACAGCGCACCGTCACTGGCTGCCCCCAGCATGTTGGCCCGTCCACCAGAGAGCTCAAGGGCCAAAGTGCGGGTTTAGATACTGGAACTGCCACAAACAAGCAAGTAAAATTCAGCTTGACAGTATAGAGTATTACATGTCCAAATACATGCCATAGATCTTATTTATGTTGTGATAGCAATATGCATTTTCCAAGCTGATCAAAGCTTCTGTGTTCTTCTTACCTTCAGTGATAACCACGTTAACTGAGGTCATGATGTCAGCATATACTTTGTCAATCCCAACCCAGTACACTCCAGCGTCCTCAAACTGGAGATGTGTGACCTTCACAAACAGCCCCCTTCTTCGTGCGTCAATTACGtgagacctgtgtgtgtttttagtctTAGTGACGCCTTCTGAATCTGCCACAATCGCACAGCTGCTTTTGGCGTCCCCTTGGCACCAGTACTTTTTATTGTAGCGGAATGTGTTCGTGTCATATTTACAGACGAGCATGAATTCACCTCCAACATGTGCTGTGATCTGCCCTTTATCACACTGGAGCTGAAGAGTTGCTGAAAGAAAGAGTCAAATCAGAAATAAACGCATCACAGCCATAGCAACATATTCAACATTCAATTTGAGTTAACtgatttaatttccttttttacaCCCAAACTGTAATATTAACATTGCATAAGTGTATCTAAAAATCATACACTTACATCAAAACGCTCATTTGCTTAAAAATGTGGTTTAAAAGGTTTGCCAGTGCGTTTAAATGCAGACAGTATTACAGACACTTACACAAGTTTGAagtttctgtattttcatttttacaatcACTTATTAAATAAAGATTATGAGTAAAATCACAGTTAAACTTGATGTTACTGAAACAGATATTTGTGAAAATAACCCGTCCCCTCAAATGTATGTTGTAGTTTAAGTTTCATTTCCCAAAAGGAAATAGAAAAGTAAGAAATATGTTTGCCCTTTAGAGATTTTTCTAATACGTGAAAATAGCAACATGATGAATAATACAAGTTGTAAATCGTGGCTCACTCACCATGAAAAAGCAAAGTCAGACACAAAATCTTCATTTTGATGTTACTAGGACGCGTATGAAATCTTAACTACCATAATCAAGTCTCAGGAAGCTGTAGCGGTGGACTGTGGCCATCGTAGCTTCCT
Proteins encoded:
- the LOC121613092 gene encoding polymeric immunoglobulin receptor-like isoform X1, whose product is MKILCLTLLFHATLQLQCDKGQITAHVGGEFMLVCKYDTNTFRYNKKYWCQGDAKSSCAIVADSEGVTKTKNTHRSHVIDARRRGLFVKVTHLQFEDAGVYWVGIDKVYADIMTSVNVVITEVPVSKPALWPLSSLVDGPTCWGQPVTVRCGCTKGTAVRYSWYQNTHQKDVLLHHSSDLYLHCGRVDKDSNYYCLASNGISSQGSDILSVQVPVPADSSCIYVISMQGQPMYDCAHRMSTTTAKTPPPTTCQATRKTHPDAGNQSLQINQTDPDLFFSRLEKAWTGVPFWYMLLRWGSFASLLIFLCIVIKCTKARHRPVKRKRRVRFKQRPHAAQ
- the LOC121613092 gene encoding polymeric immunoglobulin receptor-like isoform X2, encoding MKILCLTLLFHATLQLQCDKGQITAHVGGEFMLVCKYDTNTFRYNKKYWCQGDAKSSCAIVADSEGVTKTKNTHRSHVIDARRRGLFVKVTHLQFEDAGVYWVGIDKVYADIMTSVNVVITEVPVSKPALWPLSSLVDGPTCWGQPVTVRCGCTKGTAVRYSWYQNTHQKDVLLHHSSDLYLHCGRVDKDSNYYCLASNGISSQGSDILSVQVPVPADSSCIYVISMQGQPMYDCAHRMSTTTAKTPPPTTCQATRKTHPDAGNQSLQINQTDPDLFFSRAWTGVPFWYMLLRWGSFASLLIFLCIVIKCTKARHRPVKRKRRVRFKQRPHAAQ